The Streptomyces rubrogriseus genomic sequence GCCCCAGATCGCCGGCGGCAAGAAGTCCCTGGACGAGGGGCTGGGCGACGCCGAGACCGCGATCGCCAAGCTGGTGCCGGACTTCAGCAAGTAGCAGCACCGACCGCCGGGCCCCCGCAGTGGGGGGAGGGGCCCGGCGGTCGCCGGCCGTGCGCCGCACCCCGACCGCAGACCCCTGACCTTCCCGATGCTCCCGAAGGTGTCGAACCATGACAGTCGCCATCGACCGCGCGACCGGCAAGCGCCGCGGTGACCGCACCCCGCGGCCCGGCCTCGGCCGGCGTCTGAAAGACGGCTACCAGAAGCACTGGTACGCCTACGCCATGATCGCGCCGGTGGCCGTCGTGATCGGCGTCCTCGTGCTGTACCCGCTGGGCTACGGCCTCTACCTCACCCTCACCGACGCCAACAGCCTCAACAGCGCGCGCACCATCGGCGTCAACGAGATCGAGGCCACCTACAAGTTCGTCGGCCTGGACAACTACGCCGACATCCTGTGGGGCCCGACGGCCTACGACCGGTTCTGGTCGCACTTCATCTGGACCATCGTGTGGACGGCGGTCTGCGTCGGCCTGCACTTCTTCATCGGCCTCGGGCTCGCGCTGCTGCTCAACCAGAAGCTGCGCGGCCGGACCTTCTACCGGCTGATCCTGGTCCTGCCCTGGGCCGTGCCCACCTTCGTCACCGTCTTCGGCTGGCGCTTCATGCTCGCCGACCAGGGCATCATCAACTCCGCCCTGGACTGGCTGCACCTGCCGACGCCCGCGTGGCTCGAGGACACCTTCTGGCAGCGTTTCTCCGCGATCATGGTCAACACCTGGTGCGGTGTGCCGTTCATGATGGTCTCGCTCCTGGGCGGCCTGCAGTCCATCGACAACAGCCTCTACGAGGCCTCCGAGATGGACGGCGCCAACGCCTGGCAGCGCTTCCGCTACGTCACCCTGCCCGGTCTGCGCTCGGTCAGCTCCACGGTCGTGCTGCTCGGCATCATCTGGACCTTCAACCAGTTCGCCGTGATCTTCCTGCTGTTCGGCAACACCGCCCCCGACGCGCAGATCCTCGTCACCTGGGCGTACCAGCTCGGCTTCGGACAGCAGCCGCGCGACTTCGCGCAGTCCGCGGCCTACGGCATCCTGCTGCTGGCCATCCTGATCGTCTTCACCTCCTTCTACCGCCGCTGGCTGAACCGCAATGAGCAGCAGCTCGCGAACTGAGGCAGGAGCCGCCATGAGTACAAGCACCGCGCCCACCGAGGCCCCCGCCGAGCAGGTCGCCGCGTCCACCGCGCCGCCGCGCAAGGTCCGCGGCCGCGGCGAACGCAGCCGCGCCGCGTCCCTCGCCTCCCACGGCGTGCTGACCCTCGCGAGCCTCGTCGCGCTCTTCCCGGTCGCCTGGCTGGTCTACCTGTCCCTCGGCCCGGACAAGAACGACTACCTGCACCCCGGACGCATCTGGTCGAAGATGACCTTCGACAACTACGCGTTCGTGCTCCAGGACACCAACTTCTTCGACTGGCTGAAGAGCTCGCTGATCGTCTCGCTGGGCACCACGGTCATCGGCGTCATGGTCGCCGCCACCACCGGCTACGCGGTCTCGCGGATGCGCTTCCCGGGCTACAAGAAGCTCATGTGGGTCCTGCTGGTCACCCAGATGTTCCCGATCGCGGTCCTGATCGTGCCGATGTACCAGATCCTGTCGAAGCTCCAGCTCATCGACAACTACTTCGGCCTGATCCTGGTCTACTGCTCGACCGCGGTGCCGTACTGCGCCTGGCTGCTCAAGGGCTACTTCGACACCATCCCGTTCGAGATCGACGAGGCCGGGCGGGTGGACGGGCTGACGCCGTTCGGCACCTTCTTCCGGCTGATCCTGCCGCTGGCCCGGCCGGGCCTCGCGGTCGCCGGCTTCTACAGCTTCATCACCGCGTTCGGCGAGGTCGCCTTCGCCTCGACGTTCATGCTGAGCGACACGAAGTACACCTTCGCCGTCGGACTGCAGAGCTTCGTCAGCGAGCACGACGCCCAGCGCAACCTGATGGCGGCCACCGCCGTGCTCGTCGCGATACCCGTCTCC encodes the following:
- a CDS encoding sugar ABC transporter permease gives rise to the protein MSTSTAPTEAPAEQVAASTAPPRKVRGRGERSRAASLASHGVLTLASLVALFPVAWLVYLSLGPDKNDYLHPGRIWSKMTFDNYAFVLQDTNFFDWLKSSLIVSLGTTVIGVMVAATTGYAVSRMRFPGYKKLMWVLLVTQMFPIAVLIVPMYQILSKLQLIDNYFGLILVYCSTAVPYCAWLLKGYFDTIPFEIDEAGRVDGLTPFGTFFRLILPLARPGLAVAGFYSFITAFGEVAFASTFMLSDTKYTFAVGLQSFVSEHDAQRNLMAATAVLVAIPVSAFFYLVQKNLVTGLTAGGTKG
- a CDS encoding carbohydrate ABC transporter permease, whose translation is MTVAIDRATGKRRGDRTPRPGLGRRLKDGYQKHWYAYAMIAPVAVVIGVLVLYPLGYGLYLTLTDANSLNSARTIGVNEIEATYKFVGLDNYADILWGPTAYDRFWSHFIWTIVWTAVCVGLHFFIGLGLALLLNQKLRGRTFYRLILVLPWAVPTFVTVFGWRFMLADQGIINSALDWLHLPTPAWLEDTFWQRFSAIMVNTWCGVPFMMVSLLGGLQSIDNSLYEASEMDGANAWQRFRYVTLPGLRSVSSTVVLLGIIWTFNQFAVIFLLFGNTAPDAQILVTWAYQLGFGQQPRDFAQSAAYGILLLAILIVFTSFYRRWLNRNEQQLAN